In Glycine max cultivar Williams 82 chromosome 15, Glycine_max_v4.0, whole genome shotgun sequence, the DNA window TCAAGCCTCGATGATCTGTCTGGTGTTTCTATGAGTAGGGTGTTCTCACAGTTGGTGAAGTCTGAGGGTAGATAGATGGTTCTGGATATCCTATCTTATAAATTTTGTGGGACAGTACTCTTCtgttataatttttgttgtttgtctTCTGATCACTAGCTCTCTGCCCCGACTCGGAAGATTAGGCTCTTCATATCATAGATTTGTAAAGAAAGACTGagttaatgaaatatatatgtttGCTTAATTGGTAATCAGAGAATCTACTTGTTAAAACTCTGGTTTCTCAGGTTCGAATTGAACTGTCTTGAAAAGCCAGTGTAAGTTGTGCAACTGCAACCGCTCAGGTGTACCTTATCAGCTGGAGAAAGAGCTGAATCAGCAAGTGTGGCAAAGTTCTCTGATTAAACTGCCATATAGAGTTAGGTTAGATGTTTTGGATTTGTATCTTTTATACTTTTTGTGACCCGAGAGGGTATTGTAGGAGTggattttaggcaatttccaAGCATGGTTTTTTATATTCTCAGTCATTTGTTACCTCTACTATATTTCTGATGTACTTGCTGTTAATACAAGCTACATGGTTTATCATATTTTCTGTCATTTATTTCCTCCAATTGATTTCTTATGTATTTGCTGTTAATACAAGCGCGGTTAGAATCTTTGTGCATTGGCACAAGGGATGCCAAGTCTGATGCAACAAGATAATACATAGGGAGTAACTTAATGGCACTATAGGAAAAAGCTGTAGTCTGCATAATAATAAAGCTTGTTATTGTTTCCCTCCTTAATATTGCTATGCCCAACACCAAAAGAACATATTGTTACCACAACCAATCCCGAGCCATGTGTCTAACCACCCCAATCCTTTGAGTTTGTGGATACCTTATTCCAGTTTTCAAATCtctgagaaaatatttttagtttttattttattaataattataaaaatatcaccTCTTTTTTTATCAGTCACCTCATTTTTACTTTGctttatattcttaaatatttatgtaggaatcaataaaaataatagaaaaactcatgaaaataaaaaaatactttcactTCATAATTGTTagcgaaaacaaaaaaattccttTTTCAAACTAAATAGGCTtatgctttcattttttattttactaacagaaaaagtattttaatcttatttttttctttattttaaaatttttatgagTACTGAACCCTATAAAGACTTGGTTAAtcttagaaaatattttgtttttattttattttttacaaataattttaaaaatttactatatttttattttaactgttTATACCAAAAGTtgcaaaaacaatattttgtcatctttttttttcgtttatattataatttttaaaataaaaaataaaaacatcacttttatcattattcataaaaaaatcacaattcaaacaaatctaaaatgttgttttcaccattttatatataaattttaaaaaagttaatataaaaatatgataacattgtttataaggttttttttttaaattgtctcACATAGTCTCTAAAAAAATTGCCTCACAAAAAATGAATGATAAGATGAGAagtatataaagataaaatgatCCGTGAACTTAATATTTTGtagttttgaaataaaattgtaaCATTGAGTTCACTATtactaaacaaatttatttactaaatactcaaataaatttttcaactagtaaaaaactttaaaattagttaaaatgttttgtcaaacataatcataattatgtatttgttatttttgtgataacagttattatgatttaaaataaaaattaatttcaattttacgtgtataaatagtaaatatttttataaaaaatattacttattaAAAACTAGGCTTTTAAACAATTACaaagaaatgtttttttagcTCTACTTAATAGGTTTCTAATCCATTTCTACATAGATTTTTGGATCTTTATTGTGCATGAGACttaattaaagatttaaaagtatttttagagATCAAAATCACAATACATGTTAAAttcaaaaagttaattttttaatatgtgatAATCAAGTGGATGATAAGGAACATAGGTCACTTTATTATTGAAAGTGTCAATATAGGCCTATTCGTTTGATGGAACTACTTCTCATACCATGGAAAGTGTCAATATAGGCCTATTCGTTTGAAAGTGTCAACATAAGTCACTTTATTATAGCACAAAGGCAGTCAAAGACATGGGTTCCTTTATCCATCAAATGATGGAACTACTTCTCATACCATGGGAAGTAAATATTCTAATGGCACAACACTGAGTGCTGCTTCAAACTTTGAGTACCATGTCCCTTTTGTGGCGGTTCAGGAGGCTAGAAATAATTTTGATGAGTTGGGTTATTGGCATTGGTGGTTTTGGTATAGTGTACAAGGGAGAGTTAAGTGATGGCACAAAAGTGGCAGTCGAGAGGGGGAATCCACGGTCATAGCAGGGGCTTGCGGAATTCTGAACTGAAACTGAAATGCTTTCTCAGTTCCGTCGTCGCCATCTGGTGCCTTTGATTGGTTATTGCAATGAAAGGAATGAAGTGATCTTCATATATGAATATATGGAGAAGGGAACTCTCAAGGGTCATTTATATGGTTCAGGTCTGCCAAGCTTAAGCTGGAAGGAGAGGCTTGAGATATGCATTGGAGCAGCTAGAGGGCTTCATTACCTTCACACTGGCTATGCTAAAGCAGTTATTCACTGCGATATGAAGTTTGCAAATATCCTACTTGATGAGAACCTAATGGTTAAAGTTACTGATTTTGGATTATCAAAGACGGGGCCTGAAATCGACCAAACACATGTTAGCACCACCGTCAAAAGTAGTTTTGGGTACCTTGATCTGAAGTATTTGAGGAGGCAACAACTAACAGAAAAGTTAGATGTGTATTCATTTGGATAGTTCTGTTTGAAGTTATTTGTGCAAGGCCTGTCATAGATCCAACACTTCCTAGAGAAATGGTAAACTTGGCGGAATAGGCGATGAAATGGCAGAAGAAAGGACAGTTGGAGCAAATCATAGATCAAACGCTTGCAGGCAAAATAAGACCAAATTCTCTAAGGAAGTTTGGAGAAACTGCTGAGAAATGCTTGGCTGACTATGGTGTGGACAGGCCTTCTATGGGAGATGTCTTGTGGAATATGCTCTCCAACTTCAAGAGGTCATGGTTCAAGGTGATCCTGAAGAAAACAACACCAATATGATTGGTGAACTCTCTCCACAGGTCAATAATTTCAACTAGGATGCAAGTGCCTCTGTTACACAATTTGCTGGCTCAAGCCTCGATGATCTGTGAGGGTGGATAGATGGTTCTGGATATCCTATCTTATAAATTCCCTGTGACAATATCTTCtgttataatttttgttgtttgtctTCTGATCACTAGCTCCCTACCACGACTTCGAAGATTAGGCTCGTCGTATCATAGATTTGTAAAGAAAGATTGAGTTAATGAAACATGTATGTTTGCTTAATTGGTAATCAGAGAATCATCTTGTTAAAAACTCTGGCTTCTCAGGTTCGAATTGAACTGTCTTGAAAAGCCAGTGTAAGTTGTGCAACTGTAACTGCTCAGGTGTACCCTATTAGCTGGAGAAAGAGCTGAATCAGCAAGTGCGGCAAACTTCTCTGATTAAATTGCCATATAGAGTTGGGTTAGATGTTTTGGATTTGTATCTTTTATACTTTTTGTGACCAGAGAGGGTATTGTAGGACTGGATCTTAGGAAGGGAGAAAGAGTGAAAAAAGGGTGTGCATTCAATGCAAGCAATACATACTTCAACGTTCACATCCATGGAGAATGAGAACAAGTGAAAAATTTTATCCATCATGAGACAACGGACACTTAAATATGAgacatatatgtgtgtgtgacaTTGCTGTAATTTTGCTCGAAATTTTCGTAAACCATATCTTCGACCTTTAACATTCCCTCCcgtgttttgttttttcagaaaaaagaaaaaggagggagagaaaaaaaaacacatacttCATAGTACATAGTACAGTATAAAGCAgcagaacataaaaaataaaaagtaaaaaccatGTGAGATTGGACTAGAAATCATGAAGCACATCAAACTTGGCAGAGCAGGGTAGAAAGCTCTGAAAGATTGAGAACGCAGCATAAGTGACATCCGTGGCCCTCATGAGAACCTTATACTTGttcttcaaatttaatttatttctgaCACAAACGACCTTCTCCTTCAGTTTATCGAAACACTTGAGGGTCTTCTCAGTGACACCCACTTTCTTCTCCCTTGAGAATTTGTAACTCCTTAAGTACATTTGCCGACACGAGAATCTATCAACTACCTCGGATTCTGGCCATTTGTTGAGGTTTACGAAGGTTGGCCTAAGGGGAAGATGTCTGTCCTTCACACAATCTAATGCAAACAGAGGCCATAAGTTTCATGGGTTTTGGAAAAGATTAATTCCACAGCACAGCATAACACTAACTTGAAGCTTACTATAAAATTTTCAGTCCGAAGAAACAATATTGTGCAATAGTTTTGTATAAGATAAGTGCGTGGGGATGTGACAGAATCAGTGTTTAATTTATCCAACGGGATATGATATTCCTTGTGAATCTGTCACTTGaaataatcttttaatactATGAGTGGTCCTATTCTGTATATAGCTTATATCCTAACGCATTAAGATATGATATTGCTTGTTCAAGGCGTTCATAATCGTTTTCTGATTTCGTGTAAGCTTTTAATGTTCTCATCAAATTCTTCCtcatcaatttgatttttacaAATCAAATTTTGCAATCAAGAAACAGTTTTGTGATTTTGCAAAGAATAAATTTAAGGCAAAATTTAAtctgataaaataatatatgaatgtAAAATAACCGCAAAAGGGATATTAGATTACTATAATTTTCATCTTAGAACATACGTCATGCTTCCATATTCGTGCCCCACTTTGGATTTAGAAGTTGCAAGCACACGACCAAATCCAACTGGGCCAAAATTAACCATACTTTAATTGCATTAGGCTTGATTGTGTACAGCTCATAATTGTACAAATAAATAGGCTACAAAAGGTGAAGAAAAAGAGGTCCAACGCACAGGCAGCCCAACGCATTAAATTGGCCATTTTCTGCACATGAATGATAATAAACAATGGTGACTAATTCTATTTGCAatacttttttctcttcattttgcACTTGCTTtttatttcaagtttttctatacaaaataaaaaaataaaaaagttcacATAACAGGTTCCAAAATACTTACATGAAAAGAtgcagaaagaaaaaatgaatgcaAACATTATTAACCACAAAACAATTTAGCACGCATCCCTCCCCTGCAACTTAGAACTAAACATGTAGCTGAATGTCATTCAAAACCAGCAATAACGTGAATGCGCAATGCTTCAATGTTGTATGCTATAGTTTCCACTTTTCACAAGGAAGACAATTTTCACAAGGAAGAACAGGAAgaaatattttgagaaaaagcaaaacataattaacttaaatagAAACTATAAATTGATTTACGAAACGAtttttaaaagccaaaataatTCTACATTTCAACGGAGTAGTTACATCACATAATTGACACCAACAAGTAAGCATAAAATTGCTCCTAATTTTCCCCATTCACTACAAACAccaccataaaaaataaaaaaaaactaccccAATCCATGCCTCGTTTGTTTTTCTTGACAGCAAGACTTTTCCCTGGCGAGGAAAATCAAGCAAAAACCCTAACCACCAAATCCGTAGAGGGTCCTTCCCTGCCTCTTAAGCGCATAAACAACGTCCATAGCCGTAACGGTCTTCCTCCTAGCGTGCTCCGTGTAAGTAACGGCGTCACGGATGACATTCTCCAAGAAGATCTTGAGAACACCGCGAGTCTCCTCGTAGATCAAACCGCTGATACGCTTCACGCCACCCCTGCGAGCCAAACGACGAATCGCTGGCTTCGTAATTCCCTGAATGTTGTCGCGGAGCACCTTACGATGTCGTTTTGCTCCTCCTTTTCCCAATCCCTTTCCTCCCTTTCCACGCCCAGACATCTTGCTGCTGCTTAAAACCTCGACTGAATCGAATCGAATCGAATCAAAATCTACACACAAACCAAACAATTACTAATCTTTAGTAaacggaaataaaaaaaaattgtggtggTGGAAATGATTTTCGATACGAGAAATTAATTTACCTGTGTTAGTGTTGTGATAGGATTCAGGTTCGGATGCGGATGCCTTTTATAGGAAGGCAAGGGCATTGTGTCGATCCGTGTACCGGTTTTTCAAGCGCGTTCTGGACCGTTGATTTGGTTGCTATGTACGATGGAGATGGGAGAAGAGACTTCATTTGGATCGGTGACGTGGCTTGAGCCgttaaatgaaaaagtgaatTTTGTGTTGGCGGGTTCGGTCCCGCGGTTAATCTTTTTTCGGGCATGGATTGGGTGCCGCCAATGTTTTACTATAATCAAATATCAATTTTCCgtgtaaagaaaattatttatcatatgaaTTTTATGAGAACGCGCGGGTGAATTATGAAACTagatataaatttgttaaaaattttgACATTTAACAtttgcaaatattattattattaatattatttgcattcttcttctgttttttttttattattattattccatGCTCATGCGCTACCTATCAATGCTTTTGTTGCAGGTTTAAGCTTTCTGTTCTCCATCAATGCATTTACAGCGTCTGAAGgtctaatttttattaatttagctTAAACAATTATCCAGTTCCTATAAAATAAAGTTGTTATTGTTTCGATCTTCTTAATTTGATTTTGCAATAAGGAGAAAAATGTGTTGGTTTGAGTGACAGGAAACGACTTAAATCCCTTGTGTAGGGTGGGTGATATTGAGTTTgacattgatattttttttaaacgtaGGGTACCCTCAATTAGTACTAATTTATGAGATATTGAAATTTATCTAATGGACTAATCTCTTCTACAAAATATGCATGACATTGAATCTCTTGATTATTACACATGTTTAACagataaaattatatgatattgGATAACCATACCatctaatcataaatatatgtatttgattgtgaatgtattcattttcttcctatatatacaaatttaaattttgtccaATGCATTTTTACTTTATGACTCACTCGACCTCATTCGTTGAATGATTttgttagattatttttttcaccacatctCCAACTAATTTTAAGCATTGACATGAAGTAATAGTATTCCATATAATTTTAGGTATtctataaataatgttttttcctcaaacaaagCTTTCTAACTAAAAATTAGACGTGAAATTCACAATATAAAACAAAACTTCCAATAGAAACAGAGAGAAGAAGATTTTGACAGATATTTTGCCAAGATCAGTTTCATTGTCAGTTACTCATAAGAGCAAGTGAAAGTAGCTTTCGGAAATCCTGGACCACATCCAAAGGTAGCCAATAAGTAGGaactattttgtttttacttaGCCACTATATAGTAGGAGGTTGTTGATACCCTATCCTAACACCACGTTGCTGTTCCAATAAGTTTCCCTTGAATATCATTAAAGCTTGCCTTTTAATGGAACATTTAGTCACTTTATGTAATTTCGCAAATcaagtctctctctctctttttttttaaattattatgagtctttttatttttcaattgtatAATTTTCATCGTCTAAGtagtatatattattaacttaattgCTAACAATACATTCTCACACATTTCTTATGAGTTAAAGTTTATTGAAATTACAGAGTCATGGATGAAattcattaaacaaaaaaaaaaatgagatttacaCAATTTTCAACAAAACCATGTGTTGCTTACATTTAGACTCACGTGATAGATACTCCATGTTAATTCTAATATGGCCTGGACACAAGTGAAGTATATAAGGGCACCTTGGGCTGGGCAATTTCTGGCACAACACCCAAATTGCAATTCCATATATTGGTCTCTTGGCACAATGTTGTCGATTTTCCGGCAATACACGTTCGACGACTCGTTCTCGCAAGTGTTTGTGTCGGCGAAATTCCTGAAGGAGTACCAGATCGCTCTGACCTTCGCCAGCGACTACGACGACGAGGGTGCCCCCACCAACGGCGTTTTCCGACCGACCTGGGACCTGAGCAAGGTCACCCCCGAATCCATCGCGCGCTTCAAGGACAAGAACCCCAACGTTGACATCAAAGTCTTCATCAGCATCGGCAACCGCGGCACCCAACACCCCTTCAAACCCTTAAACAACAAAACCTGGATCGACAACGCCACCGAGTCCCTCACGCACCTCATCAAGAACGAAGACTACAACCTCCACGTGGACGGCATCGACGTGCTTTACGAGCACATCGATGCCTCCCCCGGTGACTTTATCGAGTGCGTGGGACAGCTCATAAGGAACCTCAAAGAAAAGGGCGTAGTGAGCGAGGCTTCTATTTCTCCCTCGTTTGCTCTGAACGAAGAATATTATCCCTTGTTGTACAGCGCTGTGTCCTTCTTCGTTGACTGGGTCGATTACCAGTTCCAAAGCGAGCTCAAACCAGTGTTCGACCCAACCACGTTGGTGAAGCGCTACAATGAACTAACCAAGCTTTATCCCAGAAGAAAACTCTTTGCTGGCTACAGCGCCGAGAACGAGGACTGGGCCACTCTGTCGCCGATCGTCTTCTTTCTCGGTGGCATGGACATTCTCAAGAAGAGAAAGGCTCCTGGAGTTTCCATTCATTACCATAATTACTATGCAGATGCTCCCAATAAGGACTGATTTCATTCACTCTGCTACTATCATCTTAATTGCCTTActccatcatatatatatataaattgtgtttcttatattatttacttTCATGTAAGACCCCATCCAGGGTAATCGAATCAGttccatatatatttataaaaataaattgtatcgTGCGTAATatggtatgtatatatatatatatatatacaattaattcttgttcttttaatttgtttttttctttttatatacaaTGAAACAAGTTTTTATATATCACTTAATGTTAATAAAACATGCTTGTCATCATTGTAGATTAAACAGACCAATCCACATTCCGCAATCCATAAGCACGTGATGACACAACTTTGCAGCCAGCAAAAATTATAACTCGAATTAAGTTGAAGTTTGAAAGAAAGAGAGGAAGAGAATAAGAAAGATAGAGATGATGTAATGGCGGAATGTGGATTGGTCTGTTTAATCTACAATGATGACAATCTGTACACTTCATatattaattgtctctgcaacCAATATCTCTATATATTGTAACACgaattaattatatgtttagTTTAAAGAACACTATAATAGCAATCCATCAAGgaaatattaatactatatttgaaTCGATAAAAAggaatacaataaaataataatatccgATTCTGTTGTTTggatgatttaaaataaattaaaacatttttcatttctatATTCTATCcaatagtttttttctttttgtctttcTAATTTAAGATATGAAACGAAGTAATCTTTTTTATCCTGAAAATAGTTAAATAACAGTGATTCATACTAAAAATATCAGAATAAGTTGGATTGGAGCCTAAATCAAGAATGTAGTAAACAAACCCTAAGCCTGCAAATGTAGAAATAAACGTCATTAGTAAATCTTGAGAGAATGGAAATTACCATTGCGCATTAGAAACACCATCTCCTATCAGTACGCAAACTCGCTTATATAATTAGTAAATCTCTACGGGTCCTTCACATGTCCCTCTCTTCGATAGACCAATGAAACTGTAATTTTGCCTGAAAAATGCCAAATGACATAAAACGTCTTTTGCGTAAAACgactgaaaaaagaaaaaaaaaatagcaatgaACTTTGTCAGGTAACTatttactacttttttttttaccaattcaATTATAACTATTATGAAATATGTAATTGGTTTCTTTTACCACTTcaataatattcatatattttgaCGTTCATGTTGATTTGGGTTAAGAAATACTTTCAAAGgtttaaaagttagaaaatgatttaaaaattgataaaatttaaatgatttcaTAGAATGTAAAATTAGAATTTGAAGAAGTTTCTGATGTTTTGGTTTGTAAGTTTTGAGAagagtttttttaagaaattaatcatTGTTTACAGTTTAGGACTTTCTGTAGAGTTTAGACCATTAATCTAATTCaacattcataatttatttcattggGTGCTCACTTCTTTAACCGATAAAAAAGAAGGaggtataaataaaaaaaaaccactaGTAACATAGAAAGAGTAAAATAGTACTCTTTAAGTCTTAATGGGCAACCACTGCTT includes these proteins:
- the LOC100793106 gene encoding histone H4, with the translated sequence MSGRGKGGKGLGKGGAKRHRKVLRDNIQGITKPAIRRLARRGGVKRISGLIYEETRGVLKIFLENVIRDAVTYTEHARRKTVTAMDVVYALKRQGRTLYGFGG
- the LOC100776259 gene encoding ruBisCO-associated protein produces the protein MAWTQVKYIRAPWAGQFLAQHPNCNSIYWSLGTMLSIFRQYTFDDSFSQVFVSAKFLKEYQIALTFASDYDDEGAPTNGVFRPTWDLSKVTPESIARFKDKNPNVDIKVFISIGNRGTQHPFKPLNNKTWIDNATESLTHLIKNEDYNLHVDGIDVLYEHIDASPGDFIECVGQLIRNLKEKGVVSEASISPSFALNEEYYPLLYSAVSFFVDWVDYQFQSELKPVFDPTTLVKRYNELTKLYPRRKLFAGYSAENEDWATLSPIVFFLGGMDILKKRKAPGVSIHYHNYYADAPNKD